The following are encoded together in the Streptomyces rapamycinicus NRRL 5491 genome:
- a CDS encoding beta-ketoacyl synthase N-terminal-like domain-containing protein, which produces MSWAITGTGAVASIGRDADEVFGALCAGRSGRAPLRGFDSRAYRAAHAYEIDDRPADGTDVPSRATAWLLRAVAEALRDAGLGEDLSSTPVIVGTGLRELRSVELKWCEDADFDLGGLHFGTALRERFGATWTYTISNACSASLHALAMGSDLLTAGTAEAVVVAGVDTITASMFGLLDRVQLDPPDRVRPFDQNRRGTLMGDGAAAVVLTREDHPAARLARGRLRAASMNCDASHPTAPDPAGIAQAIRLAHEQAGIKADDVDLILLHGTGTALNDEAEATALCDVFGSGIGRPLMTAVKSMTGHTSGGSGLLGLIVAARALAAGRVPPTIALDTPAGVAGRFRFATGPTPPEEAERLRIAQVDAFGFGGVNAVAIVEGVAA; this is translated from the coding sequence ATGAGCTGGGCGATAACCGGCACCGGTGCGGTGGCCAGCATCGGGAGGGACGCCGACGAGGTCTTCGGCGCCCTCTGCGCGGGGCGCAGCGGACGAGCCCCGCTGCGCGGCTTCGACAGCCGCGCCTACCGGGCCGCACACGCCTACGAGATCGACGACCGCCCCGCCGACGGCACCGATGTGCCGTCCCGCGCGACCGCCTGGCTGTTGCGGGCGGTGGCCGAGGCACTGCGCGACGCCGGTCTTGGCGAGGATCTCTCCTCCACCCCGGTGATCGTCGGCACCGGACTGCGGGAGCTGCGGTCCGTCGAGCTCAAGTGGTGCGAGGACGCCGACTTCGACCTCGGCGGACTCCACTTCGGGACCGCCCTGCGCGAGCGCTTCGGGGCCACCTGGACCTACACCATCTCCAACGCGTGTTCGGCGTCCCTGCACGCCCTGGCCATGGGGAGCGACCTGCTCACCGCGGGCACCGCCGAGGCGGTGGTGGTGGCCGGTGTGGACACCATCACGGCGAGCATGTTCGGGCTGCTGGACCGGGTGCAGCTGGACCCCCCGGACCGGGTGCGGCCCTTCGATCAGAACCGCCGGGGCACCCTCATGGGCGACGGCGCCGCGGCCGTGGTGCTCACGCGGGAGGACCACCCCGCGGCCCGCCTGGCCAGGGGCCGGCTCCGGGCCGCGAGCATGAACTGCGACGCCTCCCACCCGACCGCACCCGACCCGGCCGGTATCGCCCAGGCCATTCGCCTGGCGCATGAGCAGGCCGGTATCAAGGCCGACGACGTCGACCTGATCCTGCTGCACGGCACCGGAACCGCCCTCAACGACGAGGCGGAGGCGACGGCCCTGTGCGACGTCTTCGGCAGCGGGATCGGCCGGCCGCTGATGACGGCGGTGAAGTCCATGACCGGGCACACCTCGGGCGGATCGGGACTGCTCGGCCTGATCGTCGCCGCCCGAGCGCTGGCCGCGGGCCGGGTCCCGCCGACCATCGCCCTGGACACCCCGGCCGGGGTCGCCGGGCGGTTCCGCTTCGCGACCGGGCCCACCCCGCCGGAGGAGGCGGAGCGGCTGCGGATCGCGCAGGTCGACGCGTTCGGCTTCGGCGGGGTCAACGCGGTCGCCATCGTGGAAGGAGTGGCCGCGTGA
- a CDS encoding beta-ketoacyl synthase N-terminal-like domain-containing protein, which produces MTSASDAVVTAPDAVVIASDAVVTGVGLALPGARHAADLLRTTRGPAEPVDPGTLIGRRGLRYKDRATQLALCAAQDVLRSAGLLPADGEGRLTVPGDSVGVAVSSNLGNLDTVCEVASAIAVETTSRISPMALPNASSNVIASSVAMQHGLRGPNLMFCNGPTSGLDAVYWAAALVAAGRCDRMVVIGVETVNPVVEGLLGEPAERLLDGAVALVVESGPAARARGARPMAALGPYTRQGSVRAVVERVLPEGDPAPGIWFTSQEKPPALGSPGFPDAPRHDPAGVFGRADGALGVLQCAAAVGRFGTHPTGTALITTGDDTDDAVAGLLLRPAREERP; this is translated from the coding sequence GTGACATCCGCATCTGACGCCGTCGTGACCGCGCCTGACGCTGTTGTGATCGCATCTGACGCCGTCGTGACCGGCGTCGGCCTGGCGCTGCCGGGCGCCCGCCACGCCGCCGACCTGCTGCGCACCACCCGGGGGCCCGCCGAACCGGTGGACCCCGGCACCCTGATCGGCCGCCGGGGCCTGCGCTACAAGGACCGGGCCACCCAGCTCGCCCTGTGCGCCGCACAGGACGTCCTGCGCTCAGCCGGGCTGCTGCCGGCCGACGGCGAGGGCCGACTGACCGTTCCCGGGGACTCGGTCGGCGTCGCCGTCAGCTCCAACCTCGGCAACCTGGACACCGTCTGCGAGGTGGCCTCGGCCATCGCGGTGGAGACGACCTCACGCATCAGCCCCATGGCGCTGCCCAACGCATCGAGCAATGTGATCGCCTCCTCGGTGGCGATGCAGCACGGGCTGCGCGGCCCCAACCTGATGTTCTGCAACGGTCCGACCTCCGGGCTCGACGCGGTGTACTGGGCCGCGGCCCTGGTCGCCGCCGGCCGGTGCGACCGGATGGTCGTCATCGGCGTGGAGACCGTCAACCCCGTGGTGGAAGGGCTGCTCGGCGAGCCGGCGGAGCGACTGCTGGACGGCGCCGTCGCCCTGGTCGTCGAGAGCGGTCCGGCGGCCCGCGCCCGCGGCGCGCGTCCGATGGCTGCCCTGGGGCCGTACACCCGGCAGGGAAGTGTCCGGGCCGTGGTCGAGCGGGTGCTCCCCGAGGGAGACCCCGCCCCCGGTATCTGGTTCACCTCCCAGGAGAAGCCCCCGGCCCTCGGCTCGCCAGGCTTCCCCGACGCGCCACGCCATGACCCGGCCGGAGTGTTCGGACGGGCCGACGGCGCCCTGGGCGTGCTCCAGTGTGCCGCCGCCGTCGGCCGGTTCGGCACCCACCCCACCGGAACGGCGCTGATCACCACGGGCGACGACACCGATGACGCGGTCGCGGGCCTGCTGCTGCGCCCCGCCCGGGAGGAGCGCCCGTGA
- a CDS encoding alpha/beta fold hydrolase produces the protein MSVDPGRYATPVRRSGGDAEQQPVIVRCARRALAPDPLPLRVLLLHGLCSNAGVWDPFLPLADPRCELWTADLPWRGTGVHGWTGLPVETWADQAVAAVPGGPDVVIAHSFGTSAALTWLDRWSTGGADTRGPSAVVLVSPLYRATAEEFDWNSLAYYVNNFDRILIEGMHMGPSRRLPEERRHTIAMKIRDLVSPYGWFQFFGTYLRMPQMRTERMTMPFLLVSGGEDMVAAPSDAEGLAKSLPDASVHVLPCHGHFPMVTAAEEFADLTNTFLRTRLPGPPSGSPHLTMEHNR, from the coding sequence GTGAGCGTGGACCCCGGCCGGTACGCCACCCCGGTACGCCGGTCCGGTGGCGACGCGGAGCAGCAGCCGGTGATCGTGCGGTGCGCCCGGCGGGCACTGGCCCCCGACCCGCTGCCGCTGCGGGTGCTGCTGCTGCACGGGCTGTGCAGCAACGCCGGTGTCTGGGACCCCTTCCTGCCGCTGGCAGACCCGCGGTGCGAGCTGTGGACCGCCGACCTGCCGTGGCGGGGCACCGGGGTGCACGGCTGGACCGGACTCCCCGTCGAGACCTGGGCCGATCAGGCGGTGGCCGCCGTACCGGGCGGGCCCGACGTCGTCATCGCGCACTCCTTCGGCACCAGCGCCGCGCTGACCTGGCTGGACCGGTGGAGCACCGGCGGCGCGGACACCCGGGGGCCGAGCGCCGTGGTGCTCGTCTCCCCGCTGTACCGGGCCACGGCCGAGGAGTTCGACTGGAACTCGCTCGCCTACTACGTCAACAACTTCGACCGGATCCTCATCGAGGGCATGCATATGGGGCCCAGCAGGCGTCTCCCCGAGGAGCGCCGGCACACCATCGCCATGAAGATCCGCGATCTGGTCAGCCCCTACGGGTGGTTCCAGTTCTTCGGCACGTATCTGCGGATGCCGCAGATGCGCACCGAACGGATGACGATGCCGTTCCTCCTCGTCAGCGGCGGCGAGGACATGGTGGCCGCCCCCTCCGACGCGGAAGGGCTCGCCAAGTCGCTTCCCGACGCGTCCGTGCACGTCCTGCCGTGCCACGGACACTTCCCGATGGTCACGGCGGCCGAAGAGTTCGCGGACCTCACCAACACGTTCCTGCGGACCCGGCTGCCGGGTCCGCCGTCAGGATCCCCTCACCTCACCATGGAGCACAACCGATGA
- a CDS encoding beta-ketoacyl synthase N-terminal-like domain-containing protein: MVSTDTAGSPVISAWSAISPLGLDSAEFSRGLGSGRRAAVRLDREEWQVPYQEACLVPGFDIRGLLGRKGTRSMDRITGLAVVALGRLLATGDDAGRLPGIDEGTGLVLGTSTGSAQSMMNFTRDSLVGSRPYLVDPARFPNTVMNCAAGQSAIWHRLKGPNTTIAGGRATGLLALRYALRLHRAGRARTLLCGAVEEFSTARAWLAWHARGVTGDAGRHDAVLGEGAAVWLLEDAEDARAHGRRGIAEVMGLEFGFAEDHSAIRPVLANCLRRLLDRSGLAADGIDALADTQLAGPDGDAERAAVAEVLGTRLPPRVACADSIGDTFAASAAFQIAAVLARAGSGEADAGARTVLITSAEANGMVGAALLRLAGS, translated from the coding sequence ATGGTCTCCACCGACACGGCCGGCAGCCCGGTCATCTCCGCCTGGTCCGCGATCTCCCCGCTCGGGCTGGACAGCGCCGAGTTCTCCCGGGGGCTGGGCTCCGGCCGAAGGGCCGCGGTCCGGCTGGACCGCGAGGAGTGGCAGGTGCCGTATCAGGAGGCGTGCCTGGTCCCCGGCTTCGACATCCGGGGGCTGCTGGGCCGCAAGGGCACCCGCTCGATGGACCGGATCACCGGCCTGGCCGTGGTCGCCCTTGGCCGGCTGCTCGCCACCGGCGACGACGCCGGGCGGCTGCCGGGGATCGACGAGGGCACCGGCCTGGTGCTGGGCACCAGCACCGGAAGCGCCCAGAGCATGATGAACTTCACCCGGGACTCCCTGGTGGGGAGCCGCCCCTATCTGGTCGACCCGGCGCGCTTCCCCAACACCGTGATGAACTGCGCCGCCGGGCAGTCGGCCATCTGGCACCGCCTCAAGGGCCCCAACACCACGATCGCCGGGGGCAGGGCCACCGGACTGCTGGCGCTGCGGTACGCGCTGCGGCTGCACCGGGCGGGCCGTGCGCGGACCCTGTTGTGCGGCGCGGTCGAGGAGTTCTCCACCGCCCGCGCCTGGCTCGCCTGGCACGCCCGGGGAGTCACCGGCGACGCCGGGCGGCATGACGCCGTCCTCGGCGAGGGCGCCGCGGTGTGGCTGCTCGAGGATGCCGAGGACGCCCGGGCCCACGGCCGGCGCGGTATCGCGGAGGTCATGGGGCTGGAGTTCGGCTTCGCCGAGGACCACTCGGCGATCCGGCCGGTGCTGGCGAACTGTCTGCGCCGGCTGCTGGACCGGTCGGGCCTCGCCGCGGACGGCATCGACGCCCTCGCCGACACCCAGTTGGCCGGGCCGGACGGCGACGCGGAGCGCGCCGCCGTCGCCGAGGTGCTCGGCACCCGCCTTCCGCCCCGGGTGGCCTGCGCCGATTCCATCGGCGACACGTTCGCGGCCTCCGCCGCCTTCCAGATCGCCGCGGTGCTCGCCCGCGCCGGATCCGGGGAGGCCGACGCCGGGGCCCGGACCGTCCTGATCACTTCCGCCGAGGCGAACGGGATGGTCGGAGCCGCCCTGCTGAGGCTCGCAGGTTCATGA
- a CDS encoding acyl carrier protein, with protein sequence MPDTQPTPLDLEDLRRTIAEVFCVDPGEVTDETRFVEDLGGDSLLALEVIVALEKKYTVRFAESDVRALTTLPRTYDVLADKLGAHG encoded by the coding sequence ATGCCCGACACTCAACCGACCCCCCTCGACCTGGAAGACCTGCGGCGCACCATCGCCGAGGTGTTCTGCGTGGACCCGGGCGAGGTGACCGACGAAACCCGCTTCGTGGAGGATCTGGGCGGCGATTCGCTGCTGGCGCTCGAGGTGATCGTCGCCCTGGAGAAGAAGTACACCGTGCGGTTCGCGGAGTCGGATGTGCGCGCGCTGACCACGCTGCCACGGACCTACGACGTGCTCGCGGACAAGCTCGGAGCCCACGGATGA
- a CDS encoding 3-hydroxyacyl-ACP dehydratase FabZ family protein, whose product MCTPVAGRIEYGTAPDGTTRVSMTVGPEEPVFPGHYPGFPIFPGVCVIEFLHRGALATAPGPDRAWALSGIESARFMNPVLPGDTLTADLTWRRDDAGGRCSASVTGPRGTIARIALRFEAEGAR is encoded by the coding sequence GTGTGCACTCCGGTTGCGGGCCGGATCGAGTACGGCACGGCCCCGGACGGGACCACACGCGTATCGATGACCGTCGGGCCCGAGGAGCCGGTGTTCCCCGGCCACTACCCCGGGTTCCCGATCTTCCCCGGCGTCTGCGTCATCGAGTTCCTGCACCGCGGAGCGCTGGCCACCGCCCCCGGACCGGACCGCGCCTGGGCCCTGTCCGGCATCGAGAGCGCGCGGTTCATGAACCCCGTCCTCCCCGGCGACACGCTCACCGCCGATCTGACCTGGCGCCGCGACGACGCGGGCGGGCGCTGCTCCGCCTCGGTCACCGGCCCGCGCGGCACCATCGCCCGGATCGCCCTCCGCTTCGAGGCCGAGGGGGCGCGGTGA
- a CDS encoding 3-hydroxyacyl-ACP dehydratase FabZ family protein, producing MSETSAGAAELKRRLPHRHPMLLLDRVVQVEPGARLTARKAVTCNEPWYERLADDAAERDHDYPAVLLVESCCQAAGLLATWDAPVPDARGGRVMLFGGISGVRFTGRVRPGDVVEHQVRLTRSFADTVIFEGRSTVGDETVMEIEQLVIAFRPGSGLATATPATADRA from the coding sequence GTGAGCGAGACGTCCGCCGGTGCCGCCGAACTCAAGCGACGGCTTCCGCACCGACACCCGATGCTGCTGCTCGACCGGGTCGTCCAGGTGGAGCCCGGCGCGCGGCTCACCGCCCGGAAGGCCGTCACCTGCAACGAGCCCTGGTACGAGCGCCTCGCCGACGACGCCGCCGAACGGGACCACGACTACCCGGCGGTGCTGCTCGTCGAGTCCTGCTGCCAGGCCGCGGGCCTGCTCGCCACCTGGGACGCCCCGGTGCCCGACGCGCGGGGCGGTCGCGTGATGCTGTTCGGCGGCATCTCGGGTGTCCGGTTCACCGGGCGGGTGCGCCCGGGCGATGTGGTGGAACACCAGGTGCGGCTGACCCGGAGCTTCGCGGACACCGTGATCTTCGAGGGGCGGAGCACGGTCGGGGACGAGACCGTCATGGAGATCGAACAGCTGGTCATCGCGTTCCGGCCGGGATCCGGGCTGGCCACGGCCACCCCGGCCACGGCGGACCGGGCTTGA
- the fabG gene encoding 3-oxoacyl-[acyl-carrier-protein] reductase, with amino-acid sequence MTGTDNRVAVVTGGTRGIGRATVLRLAREGYDVAFCHASPDPEPGALLAKEVEALDRRAMALRTDVSDAEEVRRFMVAVQEEFGPVDVTVTSAGIVRDNPLLLMKDEEWHQVLDTNLDGTYHVCRAAVFEMMKRRRGCIVNISSVAGVHGHPTQTNYSASKAGIIGFTKALAKEVGRYGIRANVVAPGFIETDMTAALADSARADAAKKIPLQRFGRPEEVADMVAYLASAEYVTGSVLQIDGGIVI; translated from the coding sequence ATGACCGGCACCGACAACCGGGTGGCCGTGGTCACCGGTGGTACGCGTGGCATCGGACGGGCCACGGTGCTGCGCCTGGCGCGCGAGGGGTACGACGTGGCGTTCTGCCACGCCTCACCCGATCCGGAGCCCGGCGCACTGCTGGCGAAGGAGGTCGAGGCGCTGGACCGGCGGGCGATGGCCCTGCGGACCGATGTCTCGGACGCGGAGGAGGTGCGCCGGTTCATGGTCGCCGTCCAGGAGGAGTTCGGCCCCGTCGACGTCACGGTCACCTCCGCGGGCATCGTCCGCGACAATCCGCTGCTCCTCATGAAGGACGAGGAGTGGCACCAGGTCCTGGACACCAACCTCGACGGCACCTACCACGTGTGCCGTGCGGCCGTCTTCGAGATGATGAAGCGCCGGCGGGGCTGCATCGTGAACATCTCCTCGGTCGCCGGAGTCCACGGACACCCCACCCAGACCAACTACTCGGCCTCCAAGGCCGGGATCATCGGGTTCACCAAGGCGCTGGCCAAGGAGGTCGGCAGGTACGGCATCCGCGCCAACGTGGTGGCACCCGGATTCATCGAGACCGACATGACCGCCGCGCTGGCCGACAGCGCCCGCGCGGACGCCGCGAAGAAGATCCCGCTGCAGCGCTTCGGACGCCCCGAAGAGGTCGCGGACATGGTCGCGTACCTGGCCTCGGCCGAGTACGTGACCGGAAGCGTGCTGCAGATCGACGGCGGCATCGTCATCTGA
- a CDS encoding 2-hydroxychromene-2-carboxylate isomerase: protein MPRRDRTPRFYFSLRSPYSWLAYRQLRDEHPEVADAITWRPFWEPDARSLLMLEKAGGGFPYVGMSRAKHLYILQDVRRLCSERGLEPAWPVDRDPVWEVPHLAHLAAVDEGKGPEFIERVYRARWEEGRDICAPATIAEVAAELGLPEDRLAGAADDDELRVRGVEALSRVDADGVFGVPFFIHGFHKFWGVDRLAPFIASVTGAAPGRPVTEPPDAGPSDTAPPAAAPGRGGDQGHAGGCG from the coding sequence ATGCCCCGGAGGGACCGTACGCCCCGCTTCTACTTCTCCCTGCGCAGCCCGTACTCCTGGCTCGCCTACCGCCAACTGCGCGACGAACACCCGGAGGTGGCCGACGCCATCACCTGGCGGCCCTTCTGGGAGCCGGACGCCCGCAGCCTGCTGATGCTGGAAAAGGCGGGCGGCGGCTTCCCGTACGTCGGCATGTCCCGCGCCAAGCACCTCTACATCCTCCAGGACGTGCGCCGGCTGTGCTCCGAGCGCGGGCTCGAGCCCGCGTGGCCGGTCGACCGGGACCCGGTGTGGGAGGTCCCGCATCTGGCCCATCTCGCCGCGGTGGACGAGGGGAAGGGCCCGGAGTTCATCGAACGCGTCTACCGGGCCCGCTGGGAGGAGGGCAGGGACATCTGCGCACCCGCCACCATCGCGGAGGTGGCCGCCGAACTGGGGCTGCCCGAGGACCGCCTGGCCGGTGCCGCGGACGACGACGAACTGCGGGTACGCGGGGTCGAGGCGCTGTCGCGGGTCGACGCGGACGGCGTGTTCGGCGTGCCGTTCTTCATCCATGGCTTCCACAAGTTCTGGGGTGTGGACCGGCTCGCCCCGTTCATCGCGTCGGTGACGGGCGCCGCGCCGGGGCGGCCGGTCACCGAACCGCCCGACGCCGGGCCGTCGGACACCGCACCGCCCGCCGCGGCGCCGGGCCGGGGCGGAGACCAGGGGCACGCGGGCGGCTGCGGCTGA
- a CDS encoding class I adenylate-forming enzyme family protein, whose product MKEQNLGSAAAVHYWARTTGDTTAIVYESTRISYGTLSARVRSLAAALSDGGVRTGDRIAFLGRNGPALLAAALAAAHLGAVFVPLNVRLAGSEVAHLLGDCRPHTLIAEDAGRPLVDGIADTVPVQRFLLADGGPAASGTHPRWKPLPMPEPTETADAAPPVAVRPTDPAVIMYTSGTTGRPKGAVLTHGNLWWNHLNTAAVIRTRLGDPTLVLAPMFHIAGLSGFTLGSLMQGGTLVIRRSFSPEQCLEDLVEHRVANLIAVPTMFAAIAATAGFPRADLSALRAAIVGGAPVPPTLVRDYLAHGIPLHQAWGMTETAPLASHLPTELVAAHPDAAGFPLPHTEIRLVDPATGGVVTEPEAAAEICVRGPNVFAGYWNNPEATGRVLDDAGWFRSGDIGRVDKNGLLFIVDRLKDVIISGGENIYPAELERHLAEYPGVREVAVVGVEHPRWGESPVAVLCQDGDGRATLEEIRAFIGQRLARYKLPTAVHHVDALPRNGSGKVDKAALRSQVPGGQRP is encoded by the coding sequence ATGAAGGAACAGAACCTTGGCTCGGCGGCGGCGGTCCACTACTGGGCCCGAACCACCGGGGACACCACCGCCATCGTGTACGAGTCCACCCGGATCAGCTACGGGACGCTGTCCGCCCGGGTGCGCTCGCTGGCGGCGGCCCTGTCCGACGGCGGGGTGCGCACCGGCGACCGGATCGCCTTCCTGGGGCGCAACGGCCCGGCGCTGCTGGCGGCGGCGCTGGCCGCGGCCCACCTCGGAGCGGTCTTCGTACCGCTCAACGTCCGGCTGGCCGGAAGCGAGGTGGCCCACCTCCTCGGCGACTGCCGCCCCCACACCCTCATCGCCGAGGACGCCGGCCGGCCCCTGGTCGACGGCATCGCGGACACCGTGCCCGTCCAGCGGTTCCTGCTCGCCGACGGCGGCCCCGCCGCTTCCGGGACGCACCCTCGTTGGAAACCACTGCCGATGCCGGAGCCTACGGAAACGGCGGACGCCGCGCCGCCGGTCGCGGTCCGGCCCACCGACCCCGCGGTCATCATGTACACCTCGGGCACCACAGGGCGGCCCAAGGGGGCGGTGCTCACCCACGGCAATCTGTGGTGGAACCACCTCAACACCGCCGCCGTGATCCGCACCCGGCTGGGCGACCCCACCCTGGTGCTCGCGCCCATGTTCCACATCGCCGGGCTCAGCGGCTTCACCCTGGGCTCCCTCATGCAGGGCGGGACCCTGGTGATCCGGCGCTCCTTCTCTCCCGAGCAGTGCCTGGAGGACCTGGTCGAGCACCGGGTGGCCAATCTCATCGCGGTGCCGACGATGTTCGCGGCCATCGCCGCGACGGCCGGTTTCCCGCGCGCCGACCTCTCCGCGCTGCGCGCCGCGATCGTCGGCGGGGCCCCGGTGCCGCCCACCCTGGTCCGCGACTACCTCGCCCACGGCATCCCCCTGCACCAGGCATGGGGGATGACCGAGACCGCGCCACTGGCCAGCCATCTGCCGACCGAACTGGTGGCCGCCCACCCCGACGCGGCCGGATTCCCGCTGCCCCACACCGAGATACGGCTGGTCGATCCGGCCACCGGCGGTGTGGTCACCGAGCCGGAGGCGGCCGCGGAGATCTGCGTCCGGGGGCCCAATGTCTTCGCGGGCTACTGGAACAACCCGGAGGCGACCGGGCGGGTGCTGGACGACGCCGGATGGTTCCGGTCCGGGGACATCGGCCGCGTCGACAAGAACGGTCTGCTGTTCATCGTGGACCGGCTCAAGGACGTCATCATCAGCGGCGGGGAGAACATCTACCCCGCCGAACTGGAACGGCATCTGGCCGAGTACCCCGGCGTGCGCGAGGTGGCCGTGGTCGGGGTGGAGCATCCGCGGTGGGGCGAGAGCCCGGTGGCGGTGCTGTGCCAGGACGGGGACGGCCGGGCCACCCTGGAGGAGATCCGGGCGTTCATCGGGCAACGGCTGGCCCGGTACAAGCTCCCCACGGCCGTTCACCATGTCGACGCACTGCCCCGGAATGGCAGCGGAAAGGTGGACAAAGCCGCCTTGCGCAGCCAGGTGCCCGGCGGACAGCGGCCATGA
- a CDS encoding helix-turn-helix transcriptional regulator, whose amino-acid sequence MADTVTTDPLETGTRRAAAIQRLDAELLVAAAMALADQATSSVNVTIPSDRRGLSEFGPALHVMARTVRPDVEFRVLFPSRAFDVEILHRLTTERENVAVRIAESPLQGVAMADYSGALLWSPIALKDGSVALFDKSAEIGALGSLFLGAWGSAIPLAEFLKRRELVRHEDQRQVLGHLRDGHTDRVAAQKMGISYRTYRRRVAEILEGLGAESRFQAGVRASELGLLSPLEDAQ is encoded by the coding sequence TTGGCGGACACGGTGACGACCGATCCGCTGGAAACGGGGACGCGGCGGGCCGCCGCGATCCAGCGGCTGGACGCCGAACTTCTGGTGGCAGCCGCCATGGCCTTGGCCGACCAGGCCACAAGTAGTGTGAACGTCACGATTCCCAGCGATCGACGAGGTTTGTCGGAATTCGGCCCGGCACTCCATGTCATGGCGAGGACGGTGCGCCCGGACGTCGAATTCCGGGTTCTCTTCCCCTCTCGCGCTTTTGACGTCGAGATCCTGCACCGGCTGACCACGGAGCGGGAGAACGTCGCTGTCCGAATTGCCGAGAGTCCACTGCAGGGTGTGGCGATGGCCGACTACAGCGGCGCGTTGCTGTGGTCGCCGATCGCCCTCAAGGACGGAAGTGTGGCGCTTTTCGACAAATCCGCGGAGATCGGTGCACTGGGATCTCTCTTCCTCGGTGCGTGGGGAAGCGCGATACCGCTCGCCGAATTCCTGAAGCGGCGGGAGCTGGTCCGGCACGAGGACCAGCGGCAGGTGCTGGGGCATCTGCGGGACGGGCACACGGACCGGGTGGCGGCGCAGAAGATGGGCATCTCCTACCGCACCTATCGGCGCCGGGTCGCGGAGATCCTGGAGGGGCTGGGCGCGGAGTCCCGCTTCCAGGCCGGGGTACGGGCCAGTGAGCTCGGGCTGCTGTCGCCCCTGGAGGACGCCCAGTGA
- a CDS encoding helix-turn-helix transcriptional regulator has protein sequence MTALPLPAAPIPIGAPLRPPASPLSRGPGPAEDARAIVREAGQHVSIILALPQGTQREVLRSLLPGLLAQAKPDVRVRILCTRHTYDRRLLHTIGGDGGPEVRLARLDPIEAVMADGRTALANLRAETGSQIFTTQEVLPVQALHTLFNSIWKKSAPLSARPDFSDRRRTRLVAEILGMLRVGATDEVAARALSISVRTYRRHVADIMERLDARSRFEAGLLAAELDMLPPPVERH, from the coding sequence GTGACGGCTCTTCCTCTTCCCGCGGCCCCGATTCCCATCGGCGCTCCACTGCGGCCGCCCGCCTCACCGCTGAGCCGGGGCCCCGGTCCGGCCGAGGACGCCCGGGCGATCGTGCGCGAGGCCGGACAGCATGTGTCCATCATCCTCGCGTTGCCCCAAGGGACGCAGCGCGAGGTGCTGCGGTCGCTCCTCCCGGGGCTCCTGGCCCAGGCGAAACCGGATGTCCGGGTGCGGATCCTGTGCACTCGCCACACCTATGACCGGCGTCTGCTGCACACCATCGGCGGCGACGGCGGGCCGGAGGTGAGACTGGCCCGTCTCGATCCGATCGAGGCGGTCATGGCGGACGGCCGTACGGCCCTGGCCAATCTGCGGGCGGAAACCGGCTCGCAGATCTTCACCACCCAGGAGGTGCTGCCCGTCCAGGCGTTGCACACGCTGTTCAACTCCATCTGGAAGAAGTCGGCCCCGCTCTCGGCGCGGCCCGACTTCAGCGACCGCCGCCGCACCCGGCTGGTCGCCGAGATCCTCGGGATGCTGCGCGTCGGAGCCACCGACGAGGTCGCCGCCCGGGCGCTGTCCATCTCCGTGCGGACCTACCGCAGACATGTCGCGGACATCATGGAACGGCTCGACGCGCGGTCGCGCTTCGAGGCCGGGCTGCTCGCCGCCGAGTTGGACATGCTTCCGCCTCCGGTGGAGAGACACTGA